The Burkholderia cepacia ATCC 25416 genome includes a window with the following:
- a CDS encoding glycoside hydrolase family 3 C-terminal domain-containing protein: MRDTLWPAVVLAATLCTTAYAGDADFNAQGDATDAFASAAAQRRADLLVRKMTLDEKLQFIHSQYEMSKVPGGGAGYIQGVPRLGIPDLNMVDSATGSGSTSQASTTFPATIAVAASWDRRLSYDYGKQVAIQLRAQGFGMGLGGGTNLAREPRGGRLFEYLGEDPLLAGDLLAERTLATQRQKVIATIKHYAGNEQEHGRMGGNTQIDERTLRELYLLPFEIAAKRGRPGSVMCSYNRLNGAYACENPHLLNDVLKNEWGFQGQVQSDWGATHSTAAAINAGLDEEEDVGPSVYLTPTAVKQAIANGSVSTARLDDMVRRKLAVMIRVGVMDDPATGGGTIDFAAANRFAQAASEQSIVLLKNDGNQLPLAASALSRIAVIGGHADAAVLSGGGSGNTRDPVSGSFAGCGGLTFGASTGCSWWRNPWLKVDVPIVAAIRALAPAAQVTYAGNSDQQSPFRAYTQQEIDQAAALAGRSDVAIVVVAQPAGEDFGDLQSLSLANPSNQDALVEAVARANPHTIVVVQSGNPVLMPWKDNVSAIVEAWYPGEAGGKAIANVLFGAVNPSGKLPVTFPARDQDSPAWGQNGTFDNDPVYAEKLNMGYRWYDARNIKPMFEFGYGLSYTRFAYSGLSVSKQWDGSLSVAFTVRNDGRVAGAEIPQVYLGVPYKDEPPKRLVGWEKIRLNPGEARRVRVTVSPRMQSVWDTSRNGWRFVPGGTVYVGASSRDIRLQGH; the protein is encoded by the coding sequence ATGCGGGACACACTCTGGCCGGCCGTCGTGCTGGCAGCGACCCTCTGCACCACCGCCTACGCAGGCGACGCCGACTTCAACGCACAAGGCGATGCGACCGATGCGTTCGCGTCGGCCGCCGCGCAACGGCGCGCCGACCTGCTCGTGCGCAAGATGACACTCGACGAGAAACTCCAGTTCATCCATTCGCAATACGAAATGTCCAAGGTACCGGGCGGCGGCGCCGGCTATATCCAGGGCGTGCCGCGGCTCGGCATTCCCGATCTCAACATGGTCGACTCGGCGACCGGCTCCGGCAGCACGTCGCAGGCCAGCACGACGTTCCCCGCGACGATCGCCGTCGCCGCGAGCTGGGATCGCCGGCTGTCGTACGACTACGGCAAGCAGGTCGCGATCCAGTTGCGCGCGCAAGGATTCGGCATGGGCCTCGGCGGCGGCACCAATCTCGCACGCGAGCCGCGCGGTGGCCGGCTGTTCGAGTATCTCGGCGAAGATCCCTTGCTCGCGGGCGACCTGCTCGCCGAACGCACGCTCGCCACGCAGCGGCAAAAGGTCATCGCCACGATCAAGCACTACGCGGGCAACGAGCAGGAGCACGGCCGGATGGGCGGCAACACGCAGATCGACGAACGCACGCTGCGCGAGCTTTACCTGCTGCCGTTCGAGATCGCCGCGAAGCGCGGTCGCCCCGGCAGCGTGATGTGCAGCTACAACCGGCTGAACGGCGCATACGCGTGCGAAAACCCTCACCTGCTGAACGACGTGCTGAAGAACGAATGGGGCTTCCAGGGCCAGGTGCAGTCCGACTGGGGCGCCACGCACAGCACGGCCGCCGCGATCAACGCCGGGCTCGACGAGGAAGAAGACGTCGGGCCGAGCGTGTACCTGACGCCGACGGCCGTCAAGCAGGCGATCGCGAACGGCTCGGTGTCGACCGCACGACTCGACGACATGGTGCGGCGCAAGCTCGCCGTGATGATCCGCGTCGGCGTGATGGACGATCCGGCCACGGGCGGCGGCACGATCGATTTCGCGGCCGCGAACCGGTTCGCGCAGGCCGCGTCCGAGCAGTCGATCGTGCTGCTGAAGAACGACGGCAATCAGTTGCCGCTGGCGGCATCGGCGCTGTCGCGCATTGCCGTGATCGGCGGCCATGCGGACGCGGCCGTGCTGTCCGGCGGCGGCTCGGGCAACACGCGCGACCCGGTGTCGGGGTCGTTCGCGGGTTGCGGCGGCCTGACGTTCGGCGCGTCGACCGGGTGCAGCTGGTGGCGCAATCCGTGGCTGAAGGTCGACGTGCCGATCGTCGCGGCCATCCGCGCGCTTGCGCCGGCCGCGCAGGTCACGTATGCGGGCAACAGCGACCAGCAGTCGCCGTTCCGTGCGTATACGCAGCAGGAAATCGACCAGGCCGCGGCGCTCGCGGGCCGCTCGGACGTCGCGATCGTCGTGGTGGCCCAGCCGGCCGGCGAGGATTTCGGCGACCTGCAGAGCCTGAGCCTCGCGAACCCGTCGAACCAGGACGCGCTCGTCGAAGCCGTCGCGCGCGCGAATCCGCATACGATCGTCGTCGTCCAGAGCGGCAATCCGGTGCTGATGCCGTGGAAGGACAACGTGTCGGCGATCGTCGAGGCGTGGTATCCGGGTGAAGCCGGCGGCAAGGCGATCGCGAACGTACTGTTCGGCGCGGTCAATCCGTCCGGCAAACTGCCCGTCACCTTCCCCGCGCGCGATCAGGATTCGCCGGCCTGGGGGCAAAACGGCACGTTCGACAACGACCCGGTCTACGCGGAAAAGCTGAACATGGGCTATCGCTGGTATGACGCGCGCAACATCAAGCCGATGTTCGAGTTCGGCTACGGGCTGTCGTACACGCGCTTCGCGTATTCGGGGCTGTCGGTGTCGAAGCAGTGGGACGGGTCGCTGAGCGTCGCGTTCACGGTACGCAACGACGGGCGCGTCGCCGGTGCGGAGATCCCGCAGGTCTATCTCGGCGTGCCGTACAAGGACGAACCGCCGAAGCGGCTGGTCGGCTGGGAGAAGATCCGGCTGAACCCGGGCGAGGCGCGGCGTGTCCGCGTGACCGTGTCGCCGCGCATGCAGAGCGTGTGGGATACGTCGCGTAACGGCTGGCGGTTCGTGCCGGGCGGGACCGTGTACGTCGGTGCGTCGTCGCGGGATATCCGGCTGCAGGGGCACTGA
- a CDS encoding HlyD family secretion protein, which translates to MPTWNSALREQKPSRKLARGTTFGTVIHGVVDVPVSMRFFCYLSLAMFAMFVTALVELSYANTESVSGMLTPRSGLIGVSAPPGWAVRDVYVGKDQHVKAGQRLLAVTRDTSFVSQANNVQGMRAALDRQRVEVTQQIDAARLEYRSSVQQINQQIAAQGESRGLIDRQIQDQKRIVDEYGERRARVKQLLDEQVVTLEQYNQVNTQYLQAGQAYQDLLLRRAELAKNAMKLRGDLDTMQSKYDGANAELKIKQEELNAKEYNIDENVNQVLYAPADGQIVRLDVVQGGVIDPPGTRVVEILPAKADGLIAEVYIPSSKAGFVKKGQEVKVAYASYPVEKFGTYRGKVLSISPVAFSAKELNLPGDAATPQTYFKTWVELADRTPAFEGRPLSLRAGMMLKADIVLERRSLLEWLFEPLYRIRQRLFGVPA; encoded by the coding sequence ATGCCGACCTGGAATTCCGCCCTCCGAGAACAGAAGCCGTCGCGCAAGCTCGCGCGCGGCACGACCTTCGGCACCGTGATCCACGGCGTCGTCGACGTGCCGGTGTCGATGCGCTTCTTCTGCTACCTGTCGCTTGCGATGTTCGCGATGTTCGTGACCGCGCTCGTCGAACTGAGCTACGCGAACACCGAGAGCGTATCGGGGATGCTGACGCCGCGTTCGGGGCTGATCGGTGTCAGCGCGCCGCCGGGCTGGGCCGTGCGCGACGTCTACGTCGGCAAGGACCAGCACGTGAAGGCCGGCCAGCGGCTGCTGGCGGTGACGCGCGACACGAGCTTCGTGAGCCAGGCGAACAACGTGCAGGGGATGCGTGCGGCGCTCGACCGGCAGCGCGTCGAGGTCACGCAGCAGATCGACGCGGCACGCCTCGAATACCGGTCGTCGGTACAGCAGATCAACCAGCAGATCGCCGCGCAGGGCGAGAGCCGCGGGCTGATCGACCGGCAGATCCAGGACCAGAAGCGCATCGTCGACGAGTACGGCGAACGGCGCGCACGCGTGAAGCAGCTGCTCGACGAACAGGTCGTGACGCTCGAGCAGTACAACCAGGTCAACACGCAGTACCTGCAGGCCGGGCAGGCGTACCAGGACCTGCTGCTGCGCCGCGCCGAGCTCGCGAAGAATGCGATGAAGCTGCGCGGCGACCTCGACACGATGCAGAGCAAGTACGACGGTGCGAACGCGGAACTGAAGATCAAGCAGGAGGAGCTGAACGCGAAGGAATACAACATCGACGAGAACGTGAACCAGGTGCTGTACGCGCCGGCCGACGGGCAGATCGTGCGGCTCGACGTCGTGCAGGGCGGTGTGATCGACCCGCCGGGTACGCGCGTCGTCGAGATCCTGCCCGCGAAGGCGGACGGGCTGATCGCCGAGGTCTACATTCCGTCGTCGAAGGCCGGCTTCGTGAAGAAGGGGCAGGAGGTGAAGGTTGCGTACGCAAGCTATCCGGTCGAGAAGTTCGGCACGTATCGCGGCAAGGTGCTGTCGATCTCGCCCGTCGCGTTTTCCGCGAAGGAGCTGAACCTGCCGGGCGATGCCGCCACGCCGCAGACCTACTTCAAGACCTGGGTCGAGCTGGCCGACCGCACGCCGGCGTTCGAAGGGCGGCCGCTGTCGCTGCGGGCCGGGATGATGCTGAAGGCCGACATCGTGCTGGAGCGGCGCAGCCTGCTCGAATGGCTGTTCGAGCCGTTGTACCGCATCCGTCAACGCCTATTCGGCGTGCCGGCCTGA
- a CDS encoding peptidase domain-containing ABC transporter, whose product MLFNTRKVRPVLQDEVTECGLACLAMIASWHGRETTLRTLRNRYPVRIDSGLSFFDLMEISNDLGLRARGLQFDAGELDALKTPCILHWGMNHYVVLTKVGYGSVHIVDPALGETKLPLAQALTHITGYALELNPDIGFTRAGRADRIRLRDYLEGLTGIRKSLAIGIAGGVAAQLLLLLGPSYVQLTIDEALKKTDVDILYLLTILFAIVFLFDTLYANLVGNIKSYLRNIVSQQLSANMVGHLARLPIGYFLFHNTGDSISRVSSVSEVGRFLVDGLVGGLLNIVTCTLTLVLMLYYSPVLAGISLAGMVLFALSRLAIQPQLQDAMSQILTRGAEADALLIENIRSAHSIKLLSAETARSSLWVNAFTQKLQAMRQQERLQLLFDAVSKGIVHVEQLVIVTYGAWLVMHGQSTIGVIYAFIQYKNLFADKFIDSIQLYVRRKVLQVHMDRVADVLQTETEEPAPDAVVRPVDGFDGTLSIRALSYTPKGGNRPILRDIALDVPAGSKIAIVGRTGSGKTTLLNLICGLVRPEPGTLFVGGVDLAEVNLRQYRKHLAAVTQSDQLFRGTIRDNITNFAPAPRIGAMFDAAKLACIHDEIERLDHRYDTPLGDTQKFLSAGQMQRLLIARALYCEPRLLILDEFSSNLDQATTHEICRNVLTLPCTIVLVTHDASILSMVDRIYQMHDGVLTDATDAWRAAEEAR is encoded by the coding sequence ATGCTCTTCAATACGCGTAAAGTCCGTCCGGTCCTGCAGGACGAGGTGACGGAGTGCGGCCTGGCCTGCCTCGCGATGATCGCGTCGTGGCACGGGCGCGAAACGACGTTGCGCACGCTGCGCAACCGCTATCCGGTCCGGATCGATTCCGGGCTGTCGTTCTTCGACCTGATGGAGATCTCGAACGATCTCGGCCTGCGCGCACGCGGGCTGCAGTTCGACGCGGGCGAACTCGACGCGCTCAAGACGCCGTGCATCCTGCACTGGGGGATGAACCACTATGTCGTGTTGACGAAGGTCGGCTACGGCAGCGTGCACATCGTCGATCCCGCGCTCGGCGAAACGAAGCTGCCGCTCGCGCAGGCGCTCACGCACATCACGGGCTACGCGCTCGAACTGAATCCCGATATCGGCTTCACGCGGGCGGGGCGGGCCGACCGGATCCGGCTGCGCGACTACCTCGAAGGGCTGACCGGCATCCGCAAGAGCCTCGCGATCGGCATCGCGGGCGGCGTCGCCGCGCAGCTCCTGCTGCTGCTCGGCCCGTCGTACGTGCAACTGACGATCGACGAGGCGCTGAAGAAGACCGACGTCGACATCCTGTACCTGCTGACGATCCTGTTCGCGATCGTGTTCCTGTTCGACACGCTCTACGCGAACCTCGTCGGCAACATCAAGAGCTACCTGCGCAACATCGTGTCGCAGCAGTTGTCGGCGAACATGGTCGGGCATCTCGCGCGGCTGCCGATCGGCTATTTCCTGTTCCACAACACCGGCGATTCGATCTCGCGCGTGTCGTCGGTGTCGGAGGTCGGGCGGTTTCTCGTCGACGGGCTGGTCGGCGGGCTGCTGAATATCGTCACCTGCACGCTGACGCTCGTGCTGATGCTGTACTACAGCCCGGTGCTGGCCGGCATCAGCCTGGCCGGGATGGTGCTGTTCGCGCTCAGCCGGCTCGCGATCCAGCCGCAGCTGCAGGACGCGATGTCGCAGATCCTCACGCGCGGCGCGGAAGCCGACGCACTGCTGATCGAGAACATCCGCTCCGCGCACTCGATCAAGCTGCTGTCGGCCGAAACCGCGCGCAGCAGCCTGTGGGTCAACGCGTTCACGCAGAAGCTGCAGGCGATGCGCCAGCAGGAGCGGCTGCAACTGCTGTTCGATGCGGTGTCGAAGGGGATCGTGCACGTCGAGCAGCTCGTGATCGTCACATACGGCGCGTGGCTCGTCATGCACGGGCAGAGCACGATCGGCGTGATCTACGCGTTCATCCAGTACAAGAACCTGTTCGCGGACAAGTTCATCGATTCGATCCAGCTCTACGTGCGCCGCAAGGTGTTGCAGGTGCACATGGACCGCGTCGCCGACGTGTTGCAGACCGAGACCGAGGAACCCGCGCCGGACGCGGTCGTGCGGCCCGTCGACGGTTTCGACGGCACGCTCTCCATCCGCGCGCTGTCGTACACGCCGAAGGGCGGCAACCGCCCGATCCTGCGCGATATCGCGCTCGACGTGCCGGCCGGCAGCAAGATCGCGATCGTCGGCCGCACCGGCAGCGGCAAGACGACGCTGCTGAACCTGATCTGCGGGCTCGTGCGGCCGGAGCCCGGCACGCTGTTCGTCGGCGGCGTCGATCTCGCGGAAGTGAACCTGCGGCAGTACCGCAAGCATCTCGCGGCCGTCACGCAATCCGACCAGCTGTTTCGCGGCACGATCCGCGACAACATCACGAACTTCGCGCCCGCGCCGCGGATCGGCGCGATGTTCGACGCGGCGAAGCTCGCATGCATCCACGACGAGATCGAGCGGCTCGACCATCGCTACGACACGCCGCTCGGCGATACGCAGAAATTCCTGTCGGCCGGGCAGATGCAGCGGCTCCTGATCGCACGGGCGCTGTATTGCGAGCCGCGCCTGCTGATCCTCGACGAATTCTCGTCGAACCTCGATCAGGCGACGACCCACGAGATCTGCCGCAACGTGCTGACGCTGCCGTGCACGATCGTGCTCGTCACGCACGACGCGTCGATCCTGTCGATGGTCGACCGGATCTACCAGATGCACGACGGCGTATTGACCGACGCGACCGATGCGTGGCGCGCGGCCGAGGAGGCACGGTGA
- a CDS encoding DUF4865 family protein has protein sequence MLTAYYVHRLPADYDLDIIRHRVRERGRLWDDTPDLVFKGFLLREAGRYGATENGYASFYLWRNEQAFAGFVTGGRYRVVTDSFGRAPIDVQVALDARKGSASTGRFVRLEAVDIPADADLEATLAREVTRNREVAARQGVVAAAVSLDSLRWRLTRALVTEHEPDGGGAGTVYQVLHLARPLLDTLEGSGA, from the coding sequence ATGCTGACCGCGTACTACGTGCACCGCCTGCCGGCGGATTACGACCTCGACATCATCCGCCATCGCGTGCGCGAGCGCGGCAGGCTCTGGGACGACACGCCGGACCTGGTGTTCAAGGGGTTCCTGCTGCGCGAGGCGGGGCGCTACGGTGCGACGGAAAACGGCTATGCGTCGTTCTATCTGTGGCGTAACGAGCAGGCGTTCGCCGGGTTCGTCACGGGCGGCCGCTACCGGGTCGTGACGGACAGCTTCGGCCGCGCGCCGATCGACGTGCAGGTCGCGCTCGATGCGCGCAAGGGCAGTGCGTCGACGGGGCGCTTCGTTCGTCTGGAAGCCGTCGATATTCCGGCGGATGCCGACCTCGAGGCGACGCTGGCGCGGGAGGTGACGCGCAATCGCGAAGTGGCGGCGCGGCAGGGTGTGGTGGCGGCCGCGGTCAGTCTGGACTCGCTACGCTGGCGGCTGACGCGTGCCCTCGTCACCGAACACGAGCCGGACGGCGGCGGCGCAGGCACGGTGTATCAGGTGCTGCATCTGGCGAGGCCGTTGCTCGATACGCTGGAAGGGAGCGGAGCATGA
- a CDS encoding DUF2625 domain-containing protein encodes MRPLDELVNERESALPSLIEWSAAAPDRCEILPPSGRNGEILSTLQVTTRSLLGAIAYSTGGLLVDGGYLRLLGSGHPALPRDIVGWNQGRSSGFLLVADDAVGGFFALNGGALGEDTGSVYYFAPDTLEWEPLGIGYGDFVRWSLGDTLSDFYASMRWPGWQADVQRLTTDQCFSFHPFLWTKEGSVERSSRQAVDVAELYALQIGAGATTSRQP; translated from the coding sequence ATGCGTCCGCTGGACGAACTGGTCAACGAGCGTGAATCCGCCCTGCCGTCATTGATCGAGTGGTCGGCGGCAGCGCCTGATCGTTGCGAGATATTGCCGCCATCGGGCCGGAATGGCGAAATCCTGTCCACCCTTCAGGTCACCACGCGATCGCTCCTGGGGGCCATCGCCTATTCGACCGGCGGCCTGCTCGTGGACGGCGGCTACCTTCGTCTGCTCGGCTCGGGCCATCCCGCGTTGCCTCGGGACATCGTCGGCTGGAATCAGGGACGATCCTCGGGCTTTCTGTTGGTCGCGGATGACGCCGTCGGCGGATTCTTCGCCTTGAACGGCGGCGCACTCGGGGAGGACACGGGTTCCGTGTACTACTTTGCACCCGACACGCTGGAATGGGAGCCCCTCGGGATCGGGTACGGCGACTTCGTGCGATGGTCGCTCGGCGACACGCTGAGCGACTTCTACGCGAGCATGCGCTGGCCCGGCTGGCAGGCCGATGTCCAGCGCCTGACGACGGATCAATGCTTCAGCTTCCATCCATTCCTGTGGACGAAAGAAGGATCGGTCGAACGCAGCAGCCGTCAGGCGGTCGACGTTGCCGAGCTGTATGCGCTCCAGATCGGCGCCGGAGCCACGACGTCAAGGCAACCGTGA
- a CDS encoding OmpW/AlkL family protein, whose amino-acid sequence MASRDTYRRRARPGAVRPLSRWLGATLFACAAAAHGAPPPDADAEPRWQAGADGIGFWPGGDADGFDASAWTTDAGPARGGRGRHGRHGEETDGPQPDAVPLTARKITLGQRTGGAGRACAAAPDDGADGIGFDDGGAGGVVGGCDPAAPRDAAAGDMPAPGVVHADRMPYELHPVDPSRLPDLPAAQAPPLLTQLMGDDRNMVGLGWHFVGTTGRSTPVTTHTDALGLNSFENQGSQLSLGNTNTLAFTLTHFFSENWAAELGAGIPPVLTLRGHGSIALPLDRIFSGAQGRFPLIDLANTQSNPLATTRAWLGSVVFKYYLGERDDRFRPFAGIGVSYTRFTNTNLNPVFQRKLASLGGLLAAGADIGSLQSLLLDPSLFQRIWDAGGDLLLSGKTNVSAKVKSVWEPVFTVGASYQITRQFWITGMVTYIPLRTKITLDIDQPNRQLASNTFDIAANPVLASVLLAFRF is encoded by the coding sequence ATGGCGAGCCGGGACACGTACCGCCGCCGTGCGCGGCCGGGCGCCGTGCGTCCGCTGTCGCGCTGGCTCGGCGCGACGCTGTTCGCGTGCGCGGCCGCCGCGCATGGCGCGCCGCCGCCGGACGCGGACGCCGAACCACGCTGGCAGGCCGGCGCCGACGGGATCGGCTTCTGGCCGGGCGGCGACGCGGACGGGTTCGATGCGAGCGCATGGACGACCGACGCGGGGCCGGCGCGCGGCGGGCGCGGCAGGCACGGCAGGCACGGAGAAGAGACCGACGGGCCGCAACCCGACGCCGTCCCGTTGACGGCGCGCAAGATCACGCTCGGCCAGCGAACCGGCGGGGCGGGGCGCGCATGCGCGGCAGCGCCCGACGACGGCGCCGACGGCATCGGCTTCGACGACGGCGGCGCCGGTGGCGTCGTTGGCGGCTGCGATCCGGCCGCGCCGCGCGACGCGGCGGCGGGCGACATGCCGGCGCCGGGCGTCGTCCATGCCGACCGGATGCCGTACGAACTGCATCCGGTCGATCCGTCGCGGCTGCCCGATCTGCCGGCCGCCCAGGCGCCGCCGTTGCTGACGCAGCTGATGGGCGACGACCGCAACATGGTCGGCCTCGGCTGGCACTTCGTCGGCACGACCGGCCGATCGACGCCCGTGACGACGCACACGGACGCACTCGGGCTGAACAGCTTCGAGAACCAGGGGTCGCAGCTGTCGCTCGGCAACACGAACACGCTGGCGTTCACGCTGACGCATTTTTTCTCGGAGAACTGGGCGGCCGAACTCGGCGCGGGCATTCCGCCGGTGCTGACGCTGCGCGGGCACGGCAGCATCGCGCTGCCGCTCGACCGGATCTTTTCAGGCGCCCAGGGGCGCTTTCCGCTGATCGATCTCGCGAACACGCAAAGCAACCCGCTCGCGACCACGCGCGCGTGGCTCGGGTCCGTCGTGTTCAAGTATTACCTCGGCGAGCGCGACGACCGTTTCCGCCCGTTCGCGGGCATCGGCGTCAGCTATACGCGCTTCACGAACACGAACCTGAATCCCGTGTTCCAGCGCAAGCTCGCGTCGCTCGGCGGGCTGCTCGCGGCGGGCGCGGACATCGGCAGCCTGCAGTCGCTGCTGCTCGACCCGTCGCTGTTCCAGCGGATCTGGGATGCCGGCGGCGACCTGCTGCTGTCGGGCAAGACCAACGTGTCGGCGAAGGTGAAGAGCGTGTGGGAGCCGGTGTTCACCGTCGGCGCGAGCTACCAGATCACGCGCCAGTTCTGGATCACCGGCATGGTGACCTATATCCCGTTACGTACGAAGATTACGCTGGATATCGACCAGCCGAACCGGCAGCTCGCGTCGAACACGTTCGATATCGCCGCGAACCCCGTGCTGGCGAGCGTGCTGCTCGCGTTCCGCTTCTGA
- a CDS encoding IMPACT family protein → MSYSLATTCIRELEIRKSRFIGFAIPVDDRDAAMHALQRLHDEHPAATHVCWALLAGGQSGMSDDGEPSGTAGRPILEVLRHHDLDGVLGAVVRYYGGVKLGAGGLVRAYTDAIASALLDAERVERVRYTRLAIEIGYPDEARVRRWIEQAGYALVDSAYGMTVKLSIKLPENAEAAARTELFDLTQGRSGFPAT, encoded by the coding sequence ATGAGTTACTCGCTCGCCACCACCTGCATCCGCGAACTCGAGATCCGCAAGAGCCGCTTCATCGGGTTCGCGATCCCCGTCGACGATCGCGACGCCGCGATGCACGCGCTGCAGCGCCTGCACGACGAGCATCCTGCGGCCACCCACGTATGCTGGGCGTTGCTGGCGGGTGGGCAGTCGGGCATGTCGGATGACGGCGAGCCGTCGGGCACCGCGGGCCGGCCGATCCTCGAAGTGCTGCGCCATCACGATCTCGACGGCGTGCTCGGCGCGGTCGTGCGCTATTACGGCGGCGTGAAGCTCGGCGCGGGCGGGCTGGTGCGGGCCTATACGGATGCGATCGCATCGGCGCTGCTCGACGCCGAGCGCGTCGAACGTGTCCGCTACACGCGGCTCGCGATCGAGATCGGCTACCCGGACGAGGCACGCGTGCGCCGCTGGATCGAACAGGCCGGGTACGCGCTCGTGGACAGCGCATACGGGATGACGGTGAAGCTCTCGATCAAGCTGCCGGAAAACGCCGAAGCCGCGGCAAGAACCGAGTTGTTCGACCTGACGCAAGGGCGCTCGGGATTTCCGGCGACGTGA
- a CDS encoding LysR family transcriptional regulator, whose amino-acid sequence MKTLDIEAVQAFVLTADLKSFTRAAEAMDTTQSAVSLKIKRLESGLGRRLLERTPRQVRLSADGTAFLEPARELVAAHHGAIGAFGTGRRRLVIGVSHHVVGADLPMLLRRMSEAEPTLVLEIRVAASRDVLDAFDRGQLDAAVALQHDSRRLDGETILSESFGWMAAADFEYHPPQPLRLATQAEPCSVRRMAIGALDQAGVGWTEVFVGGGVATIGAAVSAGLAVAALGHRVAPAGTVDVGARYGLPPLPTRDVVLHSSLTDARARQALRTLGAALRASVGAR is encoded by the coding sequence ATGAAAACGCTCGACATCGAAGCCGTGCAGGCGTTCGTGCTGACCGCCGACCTCAAGAGCTTCACGCGGGCCGCCGAGGCGATGGACACGACGCAGTCCGCGGTGAGCCTGAAGATCAAGCGGCTCGAAAGCGGCCTCGGCCGCCGCCTGCTGGAACGCACACCGCGGCAGGTTCGCCTGTCGGCCGACGGCACCGCATTCCTGGAACCGGCGCGCGAACTGGTGGCCGCCCACCACGGTGCGATCGGCGCGTTCGGCACCGGCCGGCGGCGCCTGGTGATCGGCGTCAGCCACCATGTCGTCGGCGCCGATCTCCCGATGCTGCTGCGGCGCATGAGCGAAGCGGAGCCGACGCTCGTGCTGGAGATCCGCGTCGCCGCGTCGCGCGACGTGCTCGATGCATTCGACCGCGGTCAGCTCGACGCGGCCGTCGCGCTGCAGCACGACAGCCGGCGGCTCGACGGAGAAACCATCCTGTCGGAGTCGTTCGGCTGGATGGCCGCGGCGGATTTCGAGTACCATCCGCCGCAACCGCTGCGGCTGGCCACGCAAGCCGAACCCTGCAGCGTGCGCCGCATGGCGATCGGCGCACTCGACCAGGCCGGTGTCGGCTGGACGGAGGTGTTCGTCGGCGGCGGCGTCGCGACGATCGGCGCGGCGGTGTCCGCGGGGCTGGCCGTCGCGGCGCTCGGGCATCGCGTGGCGCCCGCCGGCACGGTCGACGTCGGTGCGCGCTACGGGCTGCCGCCGTTGCCGACGCGCGACGTGGTGCTCCACTCGAGCCTGACCGATGCGCGAGCCCGGCAGGCGCTGCGCACGCTGGGCGCGGCACTGCGCGCGTCGGTCGGGGCGCGTTGA
- the ppk2 gene encoding polyphosphate kinase 2, with the protein MGDNDNRTETDNRTDLESMEARQRRFEEDLVDAYDEELEMELDDRRFDDSDDLLFSQERREARKQYFRELFRLQGELVKLQDWVVSTGHRLVVIFEGRDAAGKGGAIKRITQRLNPRVCRVAALPAPNNRERTQWYFQRYVAHLPAGGEIVLFDRSWYNRAGVERVMNFCTDDEYEEFFRSVPEFEKMLVRSGIQIVKYWFSITDHEQEVRFQSRIEDPLKQWKLSPMDLESRRRWEAYTAAKEEMLLRTHIPEAPWWVVQAVDKKRARLNCIHHLLQQVPYHEVPHAPIDLPPREHHEDYIRRPVPDHMIVPDTY; encoded by the coding sequence ATGGGCGACAACGATAACCGCACCGAGACCGACAACCGCACCGATCTCGAATCGATGGAAGCGCGCCAGCGCCGCTTCGAGGAAGACCTGGTCGACGCCTACGACGAAGAACTCGAGATGGAGCTCGACGATCGCCGCTTCGACGACAGCGACGACCTGCTGTTTTCGCAGGAGCGGCGCGAAGCGCGCAAGCAGTATTTCCGCGAGCTGTTCCGCCTGCAGGGCGAACTCGTGAAGCTGCAGGACTGGGTCGTGAGCACGGGGCACCGGCTCGTCGTCATTTTCGAGGGGCGCGACGCGGCCGGCAAGGGCGGCGCGATCAAGCGCATCACGCAGCGGCTGAACCCGCGCGTATGCCGCGTGGCGGCGCTGCCGGCGCCGAACAACCGCGAACGCACGCAGTGGTATTTCCAGCGCTATGTCGCGCATCTGCCGGCCGGCGGCGAAATCGTGCTGTTCGACCGCAGCTGGTACAACCGCGCGGGTGTCGAGCGCGTGATGAACTTCTGTACCGACGACGAATACGAGGAGTTTTTCCGTTCGGTGCCCGAGTTCGAGAAGATGCTCGTGCGCAGCGGGATCCAGATCGTCAAGTACTGGTTCTCGATCACCGACCACGAGCAGGAAGTGCGATTCCAGAGCCGGATCGAGGATCCGCTCAAGCAATGGAAGCTGAGCCCGATGGATCTCGAGAGCCGCCGCCGCTGGGAGGCCTACACGGCCGCGAAGGAAGAGATGCTGCTTCGCACGCACATTCCGGAAGCGCCGTGGTGGGTCGTGCAGGCGGTTGACAAGAAGCGCGCGCGGCTGAACTGCATTCACCATCTGCTGCAGCAGGTGCCGTATCACGAGGTGCCGCACGCACCGATCGACCTGCCGCCGCGCGAGCATCACGAGGACTACATCCGCCGGCCGGTGCCGGACCACATGATCGTCCCCGATACCTACTGA